In Solidesulfovibrio carbinoliphilus subsp. oakridgensis, the sequence AGGATGCCGGCCGTGCTCCGCCCCCGTCCCCAGCCCCCGGGCCACCACCGCACCAACACGGCCAGGGCGGCAAACGATAAGACCCAGCACGCCCCATACACCTCCCGCCCCGCCCCATACCGCCCGCAAAGGGCCAACCCGAGGAGGGCAAACGCGAGGAGGAGGAGGCCTCCGGCGGCCAGGAGAGGCGCCGCCTCTCCTGGACCTCTCCGCTGGGGCGCTGCCCCAGACCCCGCCAGGGCTCTGCCCTGGACCCGCCGGGGGGGATCATCCCCCCGGACCCCCCGAATGGAGTGGCAACAAATTCCTGCCGATCTATTGGCACCATAGCCGTCTGCAATGCTCCTTCCACCTCGCCCCGTCCCCGGGGCGACGGGCCTGTGTGGCCGGAAACGACCACCAGCCCACCCGCTTCCCCAACTCCCGCCCCCCCCGTTCGGGGGGTCCGGGGGGCGTGACGCCCCCCGGCCGCCGGAGGCCTCTTCCTCCCCGTCCCTCTCCCCATCACTGCCCGTTGAGCGACCAGTCGTAGGCCTGATAGGCGAGCTTGCGACTTGGCGCCGCGTCCATCCGGCGGGCGAGGTCCGGGTTGGCGTAGCGGCGGAGAAAGTCCCACACCCCGGCCTCGCCGCCGAAGTCGTCGGCGTACCAGTCGAAGATACGGCTGACGCGGAGCGTGCCGTCGTTAAACGCGGTGTTGCGGGGATCGTTTATGAAATTCCGGGCGGCCGCGTCCAGGGCGGCGTCGAGGGTCGGGCCGGCGTAGGGCACGGCGGCCAGGGGCGGGCAGCTTTGGGAAGCGCAGTTGACGGCGAAATGGATGCGCGGATCGTGGAAGCGGGACCGCAGGATGCCGTGCTCGATGTCGTCGAGGCTGACGACCCGGCCGGCAAGATGGATGAACGGCTGTTTCCAGGGGGACGTGAAGAGGCTGCCCGCGTCCTTGATGGACCGGATGCCGGGGTAGCGGGTCAGGACGAGCTTGAGCGTGGCCGCGTTGTAGAGGTTGCTGTAAAAGGCGATCTGGCTGTTTGGGTCGAGGACGGACGGGTCCACGGCGGCCTGGGCGGCCAGGAAGGCGTCGAGTTGCCCTTCCCGGGCCTTAAGCGTGTTGTAATCCACGCGGCCGTCCGTGACGGCTGCGCGCAGCAGCTCCGCGTAGAGGGCCGCCGGATCGTCGGCGCGGCCGGATGCGGCGGCCAGCAGGCTAAGGCAGAGGGCAAGGCCGAAGACCAGGTTCCGGACCATGTTCCCTCCCAGGCGGGCCGGCGCGCCACCCGCTAATTGAGTTCCTCGCACAGGGCTTCGCCGAGGCCGCCGGGGCGCAGGGGACGCCACGGCATCCCGGAGGCAGCCACCACGCGGTCGAGCACCTTGCCGTTTTTCCCGTACCACCACGCGCTCATCCGGGCCTGCCGCCTGCCCGGACAATCGAGGGTCACCTGCTCCACCACGAAGGCCACCACGTCGCCCACGCCGTGCTCGGCCGCGATGTCGCGGCCCTCGTCCTCGGCATAGACCCGCTTGACCCGCGCCCGGACCAGATCGCCGGTCCTGCGCACCGAATGGCGGTCATAATAGAGGGCCACGGACTGATCGTCATGGGCGGCCAGAAACCGCCAGTCCGTGGCCAGGGCCGGACAGGCCATCGCCAGCAACGCCGCAAGCACCAGGCACACCCGCATCATGGCTTCTCCCCTTCCCCGGCAACGCGCCGCCATTCCCAGGGTTTCCTCTTACCACCGGGCCGGCCCCCGCACAAGGCGAAGAGGCCAGGGCTTACCGTTTCACCATTCCCGGGGCCCTTTGACGGACCGGGCAAAGGACCTTATGGTGGATCGGGGAGTCGGACAGGCCATCGTCGCGGACGGCAACGTCCGGGGAGGAAAGTCCGGGCTCCACAGGGCAGGACGCTGGGTAACGCCCAGCGGGAGCGATCCCGGGAGAGCGCCACAGAAAGCAGACCGCCCGCGCCTTCGGGCGCGGGTAAGGGTGAAACGGTGGGGTAAGAGCCCACCAGTTGCCGCGGTGACGCGGCAAGCTCGGCAAGCCCCGTTCGGAGCAAGACCAAATAGGAGGGCGCCAAGGCCGGCCCGGCCGTGCCCTCGGGTAGGTTGCTTGAGGCCGCGGGTAATCGCGGTCCTAGAGGAATGATGGCCGCCCCGGAATTTCCGGGGAACAAAACCCGGCTTATCGGCCGACTCCCCTTTTTTTCATCTCCTAACCAAAGGATGCCCCGTGTCCGTTTGGACCGTGCTGCTCGCCGCCGGGTCCGGCACCCGGCTGGCCGCCGCTTCGTGCGGCGTCAAGAAGCAGTTCCTGCGACTGGACGGCCGCCCGCTCTACTGGCGCGCCCTGACCGCCTTTGCCCGGTGCCCGGCCGTGGCCGGCATTGTGGTGGTCTTCCCCCCGGACGACCTCGAGACGGCCGGGGCCGAACTGGAGGCGCTTATCGCCACCCGCCATCCCGGCGTGCCGGTGCTGACGGCCCCCGGGGGCGCCCGCCGCCAGGATTCGGTCCGAAACGGGCTGGCCGCCCTGCCGCCCCACTGCCGGCGTGTGCTCGTCCACGACGCGGCCCGGCCCTTTGTCGATCCGGCGCTCATCGGCCGCGTGGCCGACGCCCTGGCCCAAGGGAAAAGAGCCGTCATCCCGGTTTTGCCCGTCACGGACACCATCAAGGAAGTTTCCGGCGACACCGTGGTCGCAACGCATGATCGCAGCGCCCTGGTCGCGGTCCAGACCCCCCAGGGCTTTGACGTGGCCCTGCTCCTTGGCGCCTTCGAGCACGCCGGTGAGACGTTCACCGTCACCGACGACGCCAGCCTGGTCGAACACCTGGGCCAGGCCGTCCACACCGTGCCCGGCGCGCCGGAGAACGTCAAAATCACCAATCCCGAGGACTTGCCCTTGCTCGCAAGCACCCTTCCCCCGGCCGTTCCCGTGACCGGCTACGGCTACGACGTCCACCGCTACGCCGATCCGGCCCGGCCCGGCAAACAGCCGGCCCGGCCCATGAAGCTCGGCGGCTTCCCCATCCTCGGCGCGCCGGAGGTCCTGGCCCACTCCGACGGCGACGTGCTGCTCCATGCGCTGACCGACGCCGTCCTCGGCTGCGTCGGCGGCGGCGACATCGGCCAGCTCTTCCCGGACACCAACCCGGATTTCGACAACATGGCCTCGGGCGTGTTCCTGAGCGAAGCCCTGCTGTTCGCCCGCAGCCGGGGCCTGGAAATCACCCACGTGGACCTGACCGTCATCGCCCAGGTGCCCAAGCTCGCGCCCCACAACCACGCCATCCGCGTCAACGTGGCCGCCCTGCTCGGCCTCGACAAGTCCCAGGTCAACCTGAAGGCCACCACCGAAGAGGGCCTCGGCTTTACCGGCGAGAAAAAAGGCATCAAGGCCGTGGCCCTGGTCACCGGCTGGCGGCATGCCGCAGCAAAATAGAAACGAGGCCTCCGGCGGCCGGGAGGGGGTCACCCCCTCCCGGACCCACCCGAACAAGGGCGCGGGGATGGGTAAGCGGGTGGGGCGGTGGCCGGAAGCGGCTGTGCGACGGAAGACCACCCGACCCTTGAAGAGTTTTTGGGGAAAGCGGGGGGTCCGGGGGGAGGAAACCCCTTTTTGCAAAAAGGGGTTTCCTCCCCCCGGCTTGACTTTATGAACGCGCTTTGCAAAGGGTGGGGACTTTTCTCACCGGAGGCTTGGCATGCAGCTTTTCAATACCATGGCCCGGGGCAAGGAGCCCTTCGTTTCCCGCCTGCCCGGCAAGGTGGCCATGTATGTCTGCGGAATCACCGCCTACGACCTGTGCCATATCGGCCATGCCCGCTCGTCGGTCGTCTTCGATGTGCTCGTGCGCTATCTGCGCCATCTCGGCTATGAGGTCACGTTCGTGCGCAACTTCACGGACGTGGACGACAAGATCATCAAGAAGGCCAACAGCGAGGGGGCGACGTCCGCCGAGATCGCCGAGCGTTATATCGCGGCCTTTTACGAGGACATGGACCGGCTCGGCATCCTGCGGGCCGACGCCGAGCCCCGGGCCACGGAATACATCGCCGAAATGGCGGACATGGCCGCGCGCCTGATCGAAAACGGCCACGCCTACCGCACTCCCTCCGGGGATGTCTATTTCCGGGTCCGCTCCTTCGACGGCTACGGCAAGTTGTCCGGCCGGGACGTCGAAGACATGCGCTCCGGGGCCCGGGTCGCCCCGGGCGAGGAAAAGGAAGACCCGCTGGATTTCGCCCTGTGGAAGGCGTCCAAGCCCGGCGAGCCGGTCTGGGACAGCCCGTTCGGCCCGGGCCGGCCGGGCTGGCACCTGGAGTGCTCGGTCATGAGCGAAAAGCTGCTCGGGATTCCCATCGACATCCACGGCGGCGGCCAGGACCTCATCTTCCCGCACCACGAAAACGAGATCGCCCAGAGCGAGGCCGCCACCGGCAGCGACTTCTGCCGGTTCTGGGTCC encodes:
- a CDS encoding DUF547 domain-containing protein, whose translation is MVRNLVFGLALCLSLLAAASGRADDPAALYAELLRAAVTDGRVDYNTLKAREGQLDAFLAAQAAVDPSVLDPNSQIAFYSNLYNAATLKLVLTRYPGIRSIKDAGSLFTSPWKQPFIHLAGRVVSLDDIEHGILRSRFHDPRIHFAVNCASQSCPPLAAVPYAGPTLDAALDAAARNFINDPRNTAFNDGTLRVSRIFDWYADDFGGEAGVWDFLRRYANPDLARRMDAAPSRKLAYQAYDWSLNGQ
- a CDS encoding surface-adhesin E family protein — its product is MMRVCLVLAALLAMACPALATDWRFLAAHDDQSVALYYDRHSVRRTGDLVRARVKRVYAEDEGRDIAAEHGVGDVVAFVVEQVTLDCPGRRQARMSAWWYGKNGKVLDRVVAASGMPWRPLRPGGLGEALCEELN
- the ispD gene encoding 2-C-methyl-D-erythritol 4-phosphate cytidylyltransferase, which produces MSVWTVLLAAGSGTRLAAASCGVKKQFLRLDGRPLYWRALTAFARCPAVAGIVVVFPPDDLETAGAELEALIATRHPGVPVLTAPGGARRQDSVRNGLAALPPHCRRVLVHDAARPFVDPALIGRVADALAQGKRAVIPVLPVTDTIKEVSGDTVVATHDRSALVAVQTPQGFDVALLLGAFEHAGETFTVTDDASLVEHLGQAVHTVPGAPENVKITNPEDLPLLASTLPPAVPVTGYGYDVHRYADPARPGKQPARPMKLGGFPILGAPEVLAHSDGDVLLHALTDAVLGCVGGGDIGQLFPDTNPDFDNMASGVFLSEALLFARSRGLEITHVDLTVIAQVPKLAPHNHAIRVNVAALLGLDKSQVNLKATTEEGLGFTGEKKGIKAVALVTGWRHAAAK
- the cysS gene encoding cysteine--tRNA ligase → MQLFNTMARGKEPFVSRLPGKVAMYVCGITAYDLCHIGHARSSVVFDVLVRYLRHLGYEVTFVRNFTDVDDKIIKKANSEGATSAEIAERYIAAFYEDMDRLGILRADAEPRATEYIAEMADMAARLIENGHAYRTPSGDVYFRVRSFDGYGKLSGRDVEDMRSGARVAPGEEKEDPLDFALWKASKPGEPVWDSPFGPGRPGWHLECSVMSEKLLGIPIDIHGGGQDLIFPHHENEIAQSEAATGSDFCRFWVHNGFVRINTEKMSKSLGNFVTIRTIYERYLPEVLRFFLVSSHYRSPLDYSDQALDEAEKGIKRIYAAKGQMEQALTRAKWSETKLPPEIGQELNKLEEGFTGAMDDDLNTAQAIGHVFGLVRLAGRVLDDKTLAKSREAAEALGRILADLDTWSGILGVFGRDSREFLAELKASRLARLGIDAARVDGLVAERQEARKTKDFARSDAIRDELAGLGVTVMDTPAGPQWDVA